A window of the Lactuca sativa cultivar Salinas chromosome 7, Lsat_Salinas_v11, whole genome shotgun sequence genome harbors these coding sequences:
- the LOC111880697 gene encoding protein kinase PINOID, which produces MLEFPRDQSEGLGEETVSEAVNSSQSSMSSDSCTSFSRLSFDALELLPPTRPLYSPENMIIKPHRSSESSWQAIRTVALKRSSSEGFGGVDGGSSLNFRDFSLVRQIGSGDIGKVYLCRLRNEDVEESRCYFAMKVVDREVLALKKKIQRAATEKKILNMLDHPFLPSLYAQFEASHFSCVVMEYCSGGDLHSLRHKQPRKRFSLSAARFYAAEVLVALEYLHMLGIIYRDLKPENVLVRSDGHIMLTDFDLSLCSDAIPAVQSQSLSSSPDPPSSSPAVSRPSSHPFSCLPSQLFRSKKIQSFSSTKRLFVAEPVDARSCSFVGTHEYVAPEVASGQSHGNAVDWWALGIFIYEMVYGCTPFAGVTNEATLRSIVKKPLQFPTVSPISSRETQARDLISRLLDKNPESRFGSKRGAADIKTHPFFNGLNFALIRSATPPVIPRQKTAATSTRYFGGPTSSFDFF; this is translated from the exons ATGTTAGAGTTTCCGAGGGATCAGTCAGAAGGTTTAGGAGAAGAAACGGTTTCCGAAGCGGTGAATTCAAGTCAAAGCTCGATGAGCAGTGATAGTTGTACTAGTTTTAGTCGTTTGTCATTTGATGCGTTGGAGCTTCTTCCACCAACACGGCCGCTGTACTCTCCGGAAAATATGATAATTAAGCCGCATAGGTCTTCGGAGTCGTCGTGGCAAGCGATTCGGACGGTGGCTTTGAAGAGGAGTAGTAGTGAAGGATTTGGTGGCGTCGATGGAGGAAGCAGTTTGAATTTTAGAGACTTTAGTCTTGTTCGTCAGATCGGAAGTGGTGACATCGGGAAAGTGTACCTGTGTCGGTTGAGAAACGAAGATGTAGAAGAAAGCCGGTGCTATTTCGCCATGAAGGTGGTGGATAGGGAAGTGTTAGCTCTGAAGAagaagatccagagagcagcaacTGAGAAGAAAATCTTAAACATGCTTGATCATCCGTTCTTACCGTCTCTCTACGCTCAGTTTGAAGCTTCTCATTTCTCATGCGTCGTCATGGAATACTGTTCCGGCGGCGATTTGCATTCCCTCCGCCATAAACAACCGCGCAAACGGTTCTCTCTCTCAGCCGCAAG GTTTTATGCTGCTGAGGTTTTGGTAGCTCTAGAGTATCTGCACATGCTCGGAATCATCTACAGAGACCTAAAGCCTGAAAATGTGTTGGTCAGATCAGATGGTCACATCATGCTCACTGATTTTGACCTCTCTCTATGCTCTGACGCAATCCCTGCCGTTCAATCTCAATCACTTTCTTCATCACCGGATCCACCTTCTTCCTCGCCGGCGGTTTCACGTCCGTCGTCTCATCCTTTCTCTTGTCTCCCTAGTCAACTCTTCCGATCGAAGAAAATCCAGTCCTTCTCCTCCACCAAACGCTTGTTCGTGGCGGAACCGGTGGACGCTAGATCCTGTTCCTTCGTCGGCACTCACGAGTACGTTGCTCCGGAAGTCGCTTCCGGCCAGTCCCACGGCAATGCCGTCGACTGGTGGGCGCTCGGGATCTTCATCTACGAAATGGTCTACGGTTGTACGCCGTTTGCGGGTGTAACAAACGAAGCTACGCTGCGTAGCATCGTGAAAAAGCCTCTCCAGTTTCCAACTGTCTCGCCGATTTCTTCGCGCGAAACCCAAGCGCGTGACCTGATATCCAGATTGCTGGATAAGAATCCGGAAAGCCGATTCGGGTCGAAACGTGGTGCGGCTGATATCAAGACCCATCCGTTTTTTAACGGGTTGAACTTTGCACTTATCCGGTCAGCGACACCACCGGTGATCCCAAGACAAAAGACGGCCGCAACGTCGACGAGGTACTTTGGTGGGCCAACCTCGTCGTTTGATTTCTTCTGA